Within the Sebastes umbrosus isolate fSebUmb1 chromosome 5, fSebUmb1.pri, whole genome shotgun sequence genome, the region caggctcaattttaaagctagagttacgatactgtcatcatatggaactagaaaacctgaggggTCTACTAaacaatgctccaaacttgcacaaaattttgggtaggaaaaactggcacggccattttcaaaggggtcccttgacctctaacctccagatatgtgaatgaaaataggttctatgggtacccacgagtctcccctttacagacatgcccaccttaTAATAATCACGTGATAtttttggcaagtcatagtgaagtcatcacactgacacactgacagccgttgttgcctgtcgggcttgagtttgccatgttatgatttgagcatatttttttatgctaaatgcagtacctgtgagggtttctgggcaatatttgttattgttttgtgtttgtaattgatttcctataataaatatatacaaacatttgcataaaacaagcatatttgcccactcccatgttaataagagtattaaatacttgacaaatctccctttaaggtacattttgaagagataaaaactgtgcgattaatttacaattaatcacatttaaatattttagacTATATCTACtttaacatatatatactgtatatattaaaggACACTGTTGAGGCCACATTTATTGTGTACTTGTTATCGGTGCTTTTGTAAAAGGGGAGAAAGTATTTGTTGGTTGTGAGTAAGATGTGGAGGAGGACCCCCAAAGCTAAATCTTGTCTATGATAAACACAAAAGGCAACAGAAGATGTGACCTCACTGTCCGCCCATACTAAAGCCTGTAAGtttgaaaataattaatatCAAGGGGGGAAGTTTAATGTGAATGGTGTGTGGGATATTGTGAACAAAAATTAGACTGAAGTCGACAAGTTAACATGTAAATTAGGCAGCCCATGTGGGATTCTGCTGATAATTTGTACCGTACAAAGTTAGGAGGTACCTAACATTCAACAATCAGGCTCTGTGGTTTGGTCACCTGCTCAGGACGTCGTCAAAATGACAAACATGAACGGCAGCCAGTGAATGTTCCTCAGACGGTGGAGACGTTGCTgggtgtgagggtgtgtgtctCTGAGGCCGGCTGGTCTTTGGGGCTGGATTTGTCCAGGACGGAGATCTGAGTGACCGTGCTGCTCTCAGTGAACAACGTACGCCGTCGTTTACTGTAGCTCAGGTAACTCTGAGTCTGCCACCCCCAAAACCTCTTCTTCAGTTCAGCTTgcacctgaagacacacacacacacacacacacaccaacatccGCGCATTAaaacatacagaaataaaacttaAGTTTTATAGTTAGATAGCTCCAGAGACCAGATCGAATTATGTTCTTCTCTGAAAGGTACATTATTGGTCTGAACTGGACTTTTCCCCTCcatgtccataaaaaaaaacatactagtAGATTTGTAGATTTCAGCCTATTAAAATTCAGATAGATACTCTCTCACTTTCCAAAACGTGCCATCGATTTTTAGCTTGATTTCCCATCTGTCAGTGAcgtataaaaaaacaatatttcttttgttttcttctctttttaatAAGAAAAGGAATTATTTCcgtgcacacccacacaggtgttttcacttgttTAGCCTGATTAGATGTCTTCTCTTTCAACCCGATCAGGAATCTAATCAACCAGACAAAGTGaaatcacctgtgtgggtgtgcagggCCTTCAGAAAGGTTGCTTTTGAGTAGCCAGACATCAGATTGTCCTTTACACTTGTGCCTCACTAGGGACatgcttatttttttaatttttaattttttgattattttggCTGTGTTAATGCATATGGCATAAATTTGGccaggttttgttttgttttttttcgaaTTTTGGAAGTTCAACCTCAGTTCCTGTGTAGCAGCAAAATACAGACAGACCCCTAAGGACAAAAAAGTCCCCATTGAAACCCATTAAATCCACAATTTTTGATCCCACGGACATTACAGCATAAAATCATGTATTCTACAGTATGATATCTGGCTTTTAATCAGGAGCTCTGGCATCAAAATCATGATTTTTACTCATTTCCACCagataggcccttttcacagcagccattctgacatttcattgcagggtaaacacaggtgtaattaataacctTGATTATAACCCTGTTCCACTGAGGTGTTTCatggtcctggtattgtgcatgctggctcactggaatggctgtgagACAAAATAGAACAGGACCATAATGAattttatcaattacacctgtttaccctgcaattacatgtcaaaatgtctgctgtgaaaagggtctattgagccattttctcatgtttgcTCTATGGGGAACATAcaaatacactaaaaaaaatccTGGTTTCCtgcacaaaaaagtaaaaatgcatcaaaatcaaCAATGTTGCTATTGTCATTGACATATCCCagactgtgattttttttttcattaaaaaatagtggcattatgtaaacaaactgtcATTTGAAGGGTTAAAAGTGGCAAATGTAGTGCATTATTTAGGCCTACTTACCTCGCCATTCAAGAAACAGTAGAGCAGGGCTACAACGAATCCCTTcagagcagaaaaataatatcCCAAACTGTtagatattaaatataaaaaaaatgtagtgtacatTCTGAGCAAACTTGTCTGACACTGAGTCgtgaaaaatgtttatatatttaacataccCATTTAATCTTAATCTCCTTACTTTAATTTGtatctgtgttgtgtgttttacctgaaaGGATCCCAGGCCGAGCTCTATGAAGATTCGGGCCTCTGCTCCCGTGTTTTCAGGCAGGAAGGCAAACACCATGTAGTGCATCCCaaacagagggatgaggagcaGGGTGGATTTGGCCAGCCTCCTGCACACATTGTAAAAAAGACCCATACAGTCAGTGTCTGCAGttccatttgtgtgtgtatgtgtttgtccaTGTCGTCATGTGGAGGGATATTTATTCTCCTCTCACTTGAAGTGACTGGTGTCGTTGCCACCGACGCCGGGAGATGTCAGCTTCTGGACCAGAATACGGATCACattgatgaagatgatgaagttCACCTACATGGAACAAACGAAGAGACGTCAAGAAAAAAGTGAAGGAACTACCACAGTATTTGTGTCACAACtgcagacatttttatttactgcCCTGCTGTTGTACTATCACATGAAACCTGCAGTCATTGTGGTACAGGGGAATTTACTGTTCCAAATTAGGGAGAACAAGGGGGAAATTTAGGGTACCCCTTAAACTCAAATAACATCAGGTCCCTACTGGAACATGTGCCCAAGAGGGTTTAATAGGTCTACTGATCAATGCCTGAGTACCGCATCCCAGTGAGTGTCTCTAATGGAGCCGCTTAATGGAGAATGTCTTCAGAACTAATAAAGCCGCCTACacatgatcagcagtaaagttgctctgcgctggctgtgccattgttttcctatggagAGAGTAGTGCCGTCCGACTAGGTGGAAGTGCTACCCTTGGCGTGGTGCACCGCTCGAAATCGCCACGAGTTCTGTGttaaagttcaaattatttcaactttgaccccGGTTGCTGCTGACCTTTCAAACCAATGagaacagctgttgttgttgttgtctagAAACAGTGGATGGCGTTACTTGCGTTCTTTTTGGGGAGATATtttacctgctgcctctgcaagGCTCTGCGCCCTACCTTGAGGTGAGTGAAGAGTAAATatcttatcatgtgaaggcagctcaACTCAATAGGTCCAGTTACATTTGACTTTGTACTTCAGTTACAAAACAAAGCTCTTTGCAAATTACCAAAAACTGCAGGGATATACTGTACCCCGAAAGATCATAATTTAAAAgattatttaattataaattatgattataaataattatatttgtatatatatatgtggaaaataaaataaaaaataaactacaacttAATCTCTAGAAAAATGTGTTGATGGCACAGAGGCAAAACCGTTGGCCACCACTGCAGAGATTGCGGTTCAATCCATGACAACAGTACCTCCTGTTTGGTCTTACGTGTTCATGGGTGGGAAGCCGGTGAGGGATGATGTTCTAATGATTCTACTAATACTATGCCCTCCCACCTGCATGGAGGGGGGTGTGAACATGAGTATTGGAGGAGGAATGCAGCCCCCCCAGTCTAGCCCGGACTGAAATAAAACTTTTATGGAAGCAGAAAGCTCTGTAactcaaacaaacaatacaaaattACACCCACAGGGAAACAAGGAAGTGCACTGATTAGCTGCTGGAGTTAACTGCCAACGAcagcaacaaacaacaaacttgTCCGTGCACTGAAAAAGTTTCCCTGCTTCAATGTTGGAAATGCATCAACTTTCCTTGATGTGTTATTGTTGAATCTGATGTGAACATAGAATAAGAGTGTAAAGTAGCTGGTGCAGAGTAAAAGAGTCATAGAGGTCTGATCCAAGATTGAGGACTCTTATAATTCCTCTCTATCTCCCACTGTAACTACTCTGTACTCACCAGTAGTGATGCAGTTATTGGCGCTTTTATGATCCACCAGATGAAAGCCACATCTGTGTCATCCCAGCACCTGAGACACACAACAGACAGTAATTAGATAAACAAGGCCGTCACAGAAGCGCAATTTTGTTCATCTCATCACGAAACACACGACAACTCACTAACCGCAGCTAGAGTGCTGTGTTGGAAATAGCAGAAGCAAATCCCTCGATTAACTAAGATTAGCTTTTATTTGTCATCTTTAATTTCTTCTGTATTCTGGTAAAACAACTGTGCCTCATGCACTTCACAATCAGTGAATACATCACAGTGATGTATTACAACGAGCGTCGCGCAGAGCAAATGATGTAGGAAGGtctgttattgaaagttaccTGGTATAATTATGAATaaaaagagcgagaaagtcctcTAAGGGCGGTTGGGAGGGCTGGTAGATGggtccaaaaaacacaggactttcacccaggacgccgctgttcgtgtcccatgtgaaactaaaagtaaatgtTAAGTTTAACAAAATCCGCTAAGGgtggttgttttttatttacgcTAGCTACGTTGTAATGGTTGTTACAGCCCCCTTCCACTAAAACTGGTGTTCcaatacaacgaaactgcattgtgaattatgtttcgagggaaacatattttgtccatgattacgtttgtttttgacgtttCAGAAATACGCTTCTAATGATAagtccacatagggaggaggtcgggctggtggatgggtcaaacatacacaggactttcacccaggagatcactgtttgtgtcccatgtgaaaccaaaagtcaacgtcttcaacaattattttaatttacatccatagcttaaataatgtaataaatgtaattttaagccaaaccatgaagtttttttactaaacctaacaaagtagttttgttgcattttggaatgttaatcacatgtttaaaactgcgaccgtaatctgggagaaatcgtgacgttacgttgttacgttacgttgttacgttacgttgttacgttacgttgttacgttacaatgTTACGTTACAATGTTACGTTACAATGTTATTTTACAATGTTACGTTACAGTGTTAcgatgttatgttatgttgttagaTTGTCACAGTTGTTACTGTTGACAGGTTAGGTTATTAGGTTATTTTGTTAGGTTATGTGGTTAGGTTAAGTTTACATTACAATGTTACGTTACGatgttacgttaccttgttacgttgACACAGTTGTTACTGTTGACAGGTTACGTTATTAGGTTACGTTGTTAGGTTATGTGGTTAGGTTAAGTTTTTatggttgttatggttgttaggttacgttgttatgttacattgttacattgttataGTTGGTGCTGTTTATAGGTTACGTTGTTACGGTTGTTGCAGTTGTtaggttacgttgttacattacgttgttacggtGTTTACAGTTGTTACgattgttacgttattattttaacacaaaccattaacttttttctaaccttaaccatgtacttttattgcctaaacctaaccaactgtttcgcaacgttaaccatgtggtattgtgtgtttctgcaagcgtgatatgaggctgatataaaacatatttttggttcagaaacattgACATTCAATGCATCCcttggtttgcagaaacgtacaatgccaacattttttctggtgACTGGGTTGGAACTTGGatatttttcttccattttaccAACATAATCCTCTATGCCATATACACAATAGTTCTTTGTACCTAAACCAGCTTTTTGATGCCCATCATGTCCCACATACAAGGGGGTTGGATACATAACTTGATGTCAGTGGGTGTTATTGGGAGGATACTTGAGAATGCCTATTGAAGTTTCCACATTTTTCCTCAGATTTTCTCTGATATTCTACTGCAGATGCTCACCCCTTGTTATCGTAGAAGTTTCGAGTGAGGATCCACGccgttattattgttgttgggAGACCTGGGAGGCACAAACAGAGTGACCTGATCATTAGGAACGCACAGCTCTaacaagagacagagagaggagggaagaaagaaagtgaaagtaaaCAGAGAAAGGTGAAAGAGAAGGGTCGCCCACCCACCCCAGCCGATGAGTATGTACCACCAGAAGTATTTCTTCTGGAAAACAAAGGTGAGAGCGAGTAGCGTCTGCAGATACATGCCCTCCACCAGCAACCAGAAGTAGTTGGCCAGGATGCTGAACTGGAAGAAGGCCACCGCTGATTTACAGGATGTCTGTGGGACAAAACCAACAAAAGCCACAAGATGAGTCCGAGGATACCATTTGTCTGGAGTGGTCATGATGGTAATGGCCTCTCTTATGGGTCACAGGGAGGTCTGTAATGATGATGCCTTTGAGGACAAAGAATGTTATATAAAGAAAGCCAAAAAGTCTCTGCCTGGTCGGACACAATACAgtagttaaccctctgagacccgcccgcgatcccgactgactttactatCTTTCAGAGGCTTTAGCAGGTTTAGTTTTAGAGCGAGAGTGAAGATAAagatatcatgtgaaactaaaaatccaatgaatccattggtaacaaccatggcattgccatttttgtaggtatcccttgacctcttacctcaagatatgtgaatgaaaatggtttctataggtacccaccacccaattgtattcatgtgtgatgatgttagtccccatagtagccatttcattgtattgagacaATTGGAATTTGaattcactgtataaaatgacctgtggtgacctctaggataatcacagcctcatgaaacgtcACAGCCACacactagagatctagagcattcagaggatgaatggctttcctagctagattaacAATATGGGGTTTCCTGAGCAGtatccagaacagaagtgctcgccatccaatcgccaaaaaatgcaattcttgcattacttctatcataatgctctaagcccttatacactttcacaatttattttcattaataaattaattatttcatttttatttctgatttatgactagaacaacttgacacacagtgctgagctgctgatgtacaccacttctatgtgacatatactgttgacctgctatctccccctaaggACCCCCTGTAcgcccctaaaaaagacaaaaacaggtctattgtgggtctcagagggttattGTTGCTAAGTCTGTCACTTTAGATTACTACAGGTTACAAAAATGATGGCAGATTCATAGTCAATCAGTGACTtccagcctgtctgtctgtgtgacaTTTGGTGCTGGCAGCTGTACAGTGTAAGTAATGAGTAATTGATTACTGATTAATAGATTTTCCAAGTATTTTGATGGCtactttactttcactttcactttcattctTAACCCTTTTCCAACACCATCCCCTCTTCAATTTATCATCATTTTTCCTTTCACTATttttgtttccctctgtttttttattaataaaaaaacatgttttggattCTGCACAAGACCTTtctctcatcttcctctctctctctttctcgtaGCCCTTTTCACCCAAATGAGTCACGCAGATGCCAGTCCCTCGTAGCCACACAAGAGGGACACTTACCTTCACTCCAGGCAGCAACGTAGGCAGAAAAAAATAGTCAGAGAAACACTCGTCACTAATGCTCTCACAGGCTCCACTCCGCCACTTCCAGCATCTTAATCCCACTTCTCCCTGCTCGCTATGATAACAAGCTCTTCTGAGTTTGTGTGATTCATGCccagaaaacaaaatgcaggTTATCGTCCACCCACCATCCGACTGTATTAGCATGACAGAAGTCATTTAGTTTCAAAGTTATTGTTTGTTCCTTCTTCTGTCTGTCCTTTTTCATTACATCCCTCATAAGATCattaaatattgtcatattttccTTTATGCTTTCTTCCCACCTTATGTTTTCCTTATCTCCTTCTTCCCTCTCTGTTTTCCTTCTTTCCATCCTACTCTgtcatttcttctttctttccttttcatttgtcaatGTATCTGAAAGCATGACACTCCTTAAGACTCACTAAAGTTTTCACCCAACAACAAAGCCTCACTCTACCGGTCTTCACTCTCAGTATTTTTTCTTTCGATACTTAAGTGTACTGCTACATGTGTCTAAGATGGATTTTGAATACAGGACGAGACTACATCCAGTACAAGTGGAACTTTTGCTTTTGTAAAGGATATGAGTCCTTCACTGGTAAACATAAGCCCACTAATGGAGCTGTAGTGGGGTTTCACACTCACAGTAGACATGAAGCAGTGGTCCAGGTTTTCATCAGAAAAAAGAACGCCATCTTTAATGAAGACGGCACTCGCTCTCAGGATGAAGGAGAAGAACAAGTTGATGTGGATGTAGTTCCTGGTGCAGTGAAACTTCCTgtagagcagaaaaaaaactttcctGAGCGATTTCTTCAAAGGAAATCGTGTTTAGTTGAGTTGAATTTAGCAAGTACCTTTTGGCGGGTTGGGGTTATTTGtctgttatattatgttatatgtttatatgtgacCGTGATAGCGTCGCAACCATCAAGATGAAGTCACAAAACTTTATGGATTTATAGCTGAGATCAAAATGACGGTCGAGTACGAAGATGGGTGTCGTCCGAGCAAAGGTGCTggaagtaggggggtaggaagAGGGGAAGGGGGCCATTGGACCCCCCACTTTACACCCTTGGCCCAATTTGGCGTTGCGGTTGGTGTGATCCAACCgtaagatggtctctagtttctGTGCTTTCCAAAACCATTACAATTTACTGTTGACTAAATAAATTCAGTTACATGATGTGACAACGCTCTGCTTAAGGTTtggctaggtttaggcatgaaAACGACTCGGTTAGATTTGGGGAAAGATCATaggttgggttaaaataagtgctTTGTTAAGATAAGGGACAAATCATGTTTCATAATCACTACAACCACTAGAAGGCACTGTCACTTGAATGTGAACATATGTCGTCTTGGCAAGTCCACAGTACTAAGTCAACTACATGACACATCCTTGTAAAGGTCGCAGTTCAGTTAAATTTAGGCACCAAAACTTTTAGGCgccaaaactactttgttaggtttaggaaaacatcatggtttcgGCTAAAATAAGTATGTGAATCCCGGAATTTATCTCAGGGGGAGTGTTGTGTAGTAAAGTGGGTGTATTGGAGATATACCCTTCTGTGTTTTGGGGCATGTGCTGAAATGCCTGCCTCTGTGGTTGCTCTTGGGAGGACatcccgttctcattcccatggGGTCAAATACTAaagctttgtcacggctgtcaaCATTGTGTactgccgcacaaggcacccttttaACACCGGTAAAGACGCACAGGGCGGGTGAGAGCAtaggtggatgagtccaacaaacacaggactttcaaccaggagaccgctgttcgtgtcccgtgtgttaagtttcactttcacgttacactCAACTGTtcttcgtgtcctgtgttcacaacgttcattgtcatttcactgtacaaatgtagtagtttgaagcccaaccatgtagttctttcctataCCTAActatagtagttttgttgcctaatcctaaagtgacgccaaggggtttGACAAAATTATGGGACgagctgggatgagaatgtATTGGGGAGGACGGTCTTGGAAACAATGTTACCTGAACACAGTGAAGACAAAAATAGCCGAtatgagagagatgagggaggtAGCGTAGCCAGCAGTGTACACCTGTTTGAAGTTGGAGAAGTATGTTGTCTGAAATgcaagaaaagacaaaacagaataaaaaccaATGTGGTAATGTGACGAGAAAACTTAAGCTGAAAAGTGACAGTCAGGATCTGCCACTAAACAAAGAATTTAGTGGTGTCAATAAATGTTGGCATTTGTATGAAAGTTAACTTTGATTTGTGTTAattagttcaacattttgggggtGAGTCTTAAGTGACTGATTGTAGTGACAAGTTGTGTAGTGTCAACATAGCTTTAGCGAACTTTGGGGAGTGTTTGGATGATGAAACTCATATCATTTGTAAAGTCCTTGTGCTTGTGAACAACTTTAAAATTTGCTGGTAGTGTAATGCCTCATTCTTCACTTGCGCTTTATGCAATACATCTTTTTTAAGGCTTCAAGTCTATTTTCATTCAGCTTACACGGTTTGACTGGTGATCTGCACTTGTGATTTTGCGCTTTTCTCTTGAGCAAAGCACCTCCGTATGAACAGGCACTTAAACCATCCATCTCAACCTCCTCCTACAGACTTTCTGCACCCGTAGGACAACATCACTACTTCTTCTTttagagaggaaaggaaagaataTTTGCTCGACAGCAAAAGGTCACCTAACGGGAAAAAATAATATATGTTGTCATTTTTCCAGTGATGGAGGGTTCACGTAGATGTCTCAGAGATGGGGAGAAGTGTCAATCATCTGTTTTACCGCCTGCTTGAAATAACATCtgtcattttatattatttgtatataatttatatataatttagcTATTCAATCGTAATAAGCAAAATGATGGGCTGCAGTAGCTAGTAATTAAAGTCCCTTAGTGAGAATAGAGGGCATCATACGGAAAAATCTGTGCTAGCCAGTCTACAGCAGAGCAACTGTCTGATGAGTCCTCAAATATCTACCAGTAGTGATGCTGGAACTGATATAAAATAtgcttatttatatatatatttatatttacaacaACCAGACAGACAAAAACTCCTAATGAGAATGGAGCCACATATGGCGAAGTTTGTTTCCCTGCAGAATAATTCGTAGAATTAATCGGCTAAAACGTCTACCTCTGTTTCCGTCTCTTCGTACTCTGTGAACTCGCAGGCCTCCTCATAGGACGGGTAGACCTCGGACCATCCATCCTCAGTGCAGTTCCTGTAGATGTAACctaaaaatacacataaacCTCTCAGTGGCAAGGACAGAAGAGACGGGCAATGACGAGAAACCAAGGGAGGCTGAGAAGGCACAAAAACTAATACGCAGAGACCAAATCTGATCCCAAAAACAGTGAAAAGTGAGAGATGTGGCACTTATCAGTCACCCAAGAGAAGTAGGGTAgtggaagagtaaataaatgactcacACACAGGACTAAATTATATCAAGTATTTCAATTTGAGGGGAAGTCTGGACTTGGCAACACTGGAGGGACTTCAGGCAGTTGGCACTGAAATGTAAACAGAGAGATTAAAGACTCTTGATGGTTCCTCTCTTCCCTGGTTTTTGACCTGCACTGGTTTTTAGGTCAGTGCTGACATTTATGtagccaagaaaaaaaaaaaaaaaacactgcctcCTCTGATAGATTTTTCAGTTTTTGAGCTATCCTCTCTGAGATTTATGCCAAGAAAGACAGGAAATTGAAGtgaatgtaattttgttgttATCTTGGTTAGTGGATAAAAGAAGGTCCGGGTTTCGTTCCCTAGTCTGAGCcgggcctttctgtgtggagtttgcatgttctccctgtgtttgcGTATAGGTttcctccgggttctccggtttcctccccaCCAAAAAATGTATCCAAGGTTGCATCAGGAAGAGCATCTGGCGTAAAACCCTGTGCCAAATCAATGTGCTGATCAATGATCCGCTGTGGAGACCCCTAACGGGACCAGCCAAAAGACGAACAACAACAATAtgttggtaaatggacttgcatttatatagcactttcctagtcttccgaccactcaaagctctttacactacatgtcagcattcacacactgatggcagaggctgctaagtttccaactttgcccatcaggatctaactTAAATACTCACTCACttaggagcaatttggggttaagtgtcttgctcaaggacacatcgacatgtgacccagagcagccggggatcaaaccaccgaccttccgattggtggacaacctgctctatcctctgagccacagccgcccaatACATCAATAGATCAATTATTACCATCCATGGCAGCTGGTTTCTCGCAATGTCACAAGAGGGATTAAGtatcacatgaaaatccatcttttcaggcttcaagtaatgtgttCGTGACCTGCAAGCCAGATCACATCAGCATCCtctgaggagctactggcagctatggacgtggcttaggtgtgtgtgatgcgACACGTATACAGGCGACTAATCTAATCAACAATGGCATCTACTGAAGAGGtcagcgtagatgctgcaatagaaCTATAACAGAACTGGAGAGTTCTGATGTTtccgctcttctcccgactggcttcggcaagaggtTGATtaacagatggttcatccattcacctgccaagtatttttttaaattgcctg harbors:
- the ghrhrb gene encoding pituitary adenylate cyclase-activating polypeptide type I receptor; this encodes MGCWKFKKEIICYSQGLISSLDIFFFFYFFCAYSFQSDQPLRMSLHSSSVFISGCSGWLKWMTTLLHMVVLLQLAVWQTTEAIHPDCALVVQHMKAQEDCNQNLKQEENNHSTRTGCPTAWDDIRCWYHAEVGQVVSVSCANVSQLFANNQGYIYRNCTEDGWSEVYPSYEEACEFTEYEETETETTYFSNFKQVYTAGYATSLISLISAIFVFTVFRKFHCTRNYIHINLFFSFILRASAVFIKDGVLFSDENLDHCFMSTTSCKSAVAFFQFSILANYFWLLVEGMYLQTLLALTFVFQKKYFWWYILIGWGLPTTIITAWILTRNFYDNKGCWDDTDVAFIWWIIKAPITASLLVNFIIFINVIRILVQKLTSPGVGGNDTSHFKRLAKSTLLLIPLFGMHYMVFAFLPENTGAEARIFIELGLGSFQGFVVALLYCFLNGEVQAELKKRFWGWQTQSYLSYSKRRRTLFTESSTVTQISVLDKSSPKDQPASETHTLTPSNVSTV